DNA from Sulfurimonas xiamenensis:
GCTGCATCTATAATCTTATCTTCTCCGCCGAGATAGACCTCTATCTTTATACCTTTTTGTGCAAGATTTTTTAATTTATCTATATTCCACTCATAGTAAAGCAGCTCTTCGAGCTCTTCTATACTGCTTTTATCATGCTCAATAATCTTTTTTTCATAAGGCGAAAAACATAAAGAGATAAACTCATTTAAGTATTTTTCACTATTTTTTCTATATCCCATCAGTTGTATTTTTTTAAACTTCTCAGCTTTTGTCTGAAAAAAAGCTGGAGAGAAGAGCTGCAATGTATCTACTCTTTTTCCAGCATTTAACTGTTGGGTTATAAAATGAAAAGCTTTTATAGCTCCATAGCTAAAACCACAGACAGAGTACTCAGATGGATTAATAAAATCTTTAAAATAGTGATGCTCATTTTTTAAAGAAAATCCGCTATAAAACTTCATCTATTTTCTTTTTCACATCCACTTTAGTTATGCTTTCACGCTCATTTAAAACTCCCTCTACATACTTCATAACACTTTGCAGGGATTCTAACAAACTTCTTGTCTCATCATAAAGTTTTTTCATTAAGATCTCTTTTTCACTCTCTTGTACAATCAGAGATGAACCCATTCCATAATCTTGAATCATTTTTTCAACAATCTCTTTTGCTTCATCCAGATCACCCTTTGCGCTGCTGGTATGTTCATTATATTTAATATTGCATGCAACTATTCCGGCTAAAAGCATCTTAACTCTTGATTCAAGTTCATGTTTTATAAGAGGTTCATCCGTCGCCGGAGTCAATTTTTCATTGGATAAGAGCAACTTTTCAAAAG
Protein-coding regions in this window:
- the bioV gene encoding pimelyl-ACP methyl ester esterase BioV, with translation MKFYSGFSLKNEHHYFKDFINPSEYSVCGFSYGAIKAFHFITQQLNAGKRVDTLQLFSPAFFQTKAEKFKKIQLMGYRKNSEKYLNEFISLCFSPYEKKIIEHDKSSIEELEELLYYEWNIDKLKNLAQKGIKIEVYLGGEDKIIDAAGAREFFLEAATVTYIKEANHFLLTN